TGTTGCAAGAAAAGGAACACCGATGTGTTCCATTTCCGCTTTTCCATATTCAATTACCGCTCGTTGGTAATTATTGTTTCACTTGAGACATAACTTCTTCGTAGAAGTTGTCTTCTTTTTTCTCCAGACCTTCACCCAGCTCAAAACGAACAAAGCGACGTACGGAGATGTTTTCACCAATCGTACTGATTTTCTCGTTGATCAGTGTGGAGATTGTTTTGTCTGGATCTTTGATGAAAGATTGCTCCAGCAAGCAGAATTCTTCGTAGTATTTACCGATGCGGCCTTCAACCATTTTTTCAACGATTTTTTCTGGTTTGCCTTCGTTCAAAGCTTGTGCTTTCAGGATTTCTTTTTCTTTTTCAATCTCTTCTTGTGGCACTTCTTCGCGACGAACATAACGAGGGTTCGATGCAGCGATATGCATTGCAATGTCACGTACAAAATCTTTGAACTGGTCTGTTTTCGCTACGAAGTCTGTTTCGCAGTTTACTTCTACCAGTACGCCGATACGGCCGCCAGCATGAATGTAGGATTCAACAACGCCTTCAGTAGCAATACGACCTGCTTTGTTGGCTGCAGCTGCAAGTCCTTTTTCACGCAGAACTTCAACCGCTTTTGTCAAATCACCATTTGCTTCTTCAAGCGCTTTTTTACAATCCAGCATTCCTGCGCCTGTTTTTTCACGAAGCTCTTTTACTGCGCTAGCATTAACTGCCATATTATTTCCCTCCAAATTTGATTTTCAGTGGTATATACGAGCTTTATTCCTTAAAAAAAGGGTAGTGAGAGGTTATCCACCTGCCAACCACCCTTTTCATTTAATTCGTATAGGTATTTCCTATCGGAAATATTATGCTGTAGTTTCTTCGCCTTGGTTTGCTTCCATAACTGCATCAGCCATTTTACCAGTCAGCAATTTAACAGCGCGAATCGCATCGTCATTACCTGGGATAACATAGTCGATTTCGTCTGGATCGCAGTTAGTATCAACGATACCAACGATTGGGATACCCAATTTACGAGCTTCAGCAACCGCGATACGTTCTTTGCGTGGATCAATGATGAACAGAGCGCTTGGAAGGCCCTTCATGTTTTTGATACCGCCCAAGAATTTTTCAAGACGATCTTTTTCTTTGCGAAGAATGATAACTTCTTTTTTAGGAAGAACTGCGAATGTGCCGTCCTCTTCCCAAGATTCCAACTGTTTCAAACGATCAATACGTTTTTGAATAGTTTGGAAGTTAGTCAATGTTCCACCCAACCAACGTTGGTTAATGTAGAATTGACCAGCGCGTTCTGCTTCTTCCTTAACGGAATCTTGCGCTTGTTTCTTTGTGCCTACGAACAGGATTGTACCATTCTCAGCTGCAATGCTTTTTACGAAGTTGTAAGCTTCCTCAACCTTTTTCACTGTCTTTTGCAAGTCAATGATGTAAATACCGTTTCTTTCAGTGAAGATATAACGATCCATTTTCGGGTTCCAGCGACGTGTTTGGTGACCAAAGTGAACCCCAGCTTCCAAAAGCTGTTTCATGGAGATTACTGCCATCTTCACACACCTCCTAAGTTTGGTTTTTTGTGTGTCCTCCGCCGACATCATTTTTCATAAAGACTTTCTGTTGAAAGCACCCTTCACGAAATTAACCGACGTGCGTTTTTAACACCGTCAATTAATATACCATAACACTTGTATCGTTGCAACCAACTTTTCGACAATCATTGAATCCGTGCCCAAAGTAACTGGGTGCTTCCGTCTGTCGAGCTTTTAAGAAAAGATAAAAGCCATCCACTTCCCGTACTGGTCAGTTGGACGGCTTCTTTGTAATTTTAGTAATGATAGAACCGAAATCCTCACCTTTGACAAACTGATAGGTGCCGGTACGAATTTTAGTATTGATTTTTTGAGCATTAGCCGCTGCCTCAAACGCATTGGCATCTGAAACAACGCCCGCCTTCTCCAAGCCGGATGCTACACTTCTCAAATTACTTCCCGATGCAATGCTATATTGCACTTGCGGAGCAGCAGGCTGCTTAGGGATAGCTGGAGTAGTCTCAGTACCAGATTCTTTCGCTTGCGGTTTATCCGGTCTTTTCGGTATAGACGTGCTGGCCGCAGGCTTGGAAGCAGTCGAAGGTGTGCTGTTCGCGGGTGCCTTTGGTGTTGATGGCGTTTGGGCTGGTTTTGCCTTTTGAGGTGCAGTCGGTGTTTTGCTGCCTTCCTTAATCACCTTATTCCGCCATTCCTCTTCTGTCATCTTCGGATCAGAAGGGTCACTGATCTGAAGATTTAATCCAGCTGCTGCCTTCTCCAATTGCTCACGGGTCATGTTTTTCGGGTCTATTGAGGATGGCTGGGATTGTCCTTGACCGATCATTGCCAGTTGCAGCAGCAATGCGCCTGTTACAAGTCCGGTACCCATGCCTAGCATAAATGAACGATTTTTGATCAATTTAGATCCTCCCGTTCTGCCAGTTGCAATATGAGCTGTACCTCGCCCCGCTGGATACCTGATTGCTTGGCTATATAATCCACCGACTTCCCCTGCTCATAGAGCGTGAACAGCTCTTGATAACGATCACGGATGGATTCTGTCAACTGTTTGGTTTCAGGCTCTTGCAATGCTGGCTGCTCATCCCCAGCTACGTTGAGAGCGTCCGAAACAGGATGCCCTTCTTGTAAGGGCATTGCAGACTGCGGTCTGTGAAACTGGTCATAAGCAGCCGCTGCCTGTTGAGAAATACCTGTATAGCGTATTCCCCCAGATGTAGTCTCCACTTGTGCAGAGGCCGCAACAAGCACAGCCTGTCGCTCAAGCTCGACGATACGGTTTCGCAGCTCAGCCACCTGCTCCTGTAATGCCGCCTGCTTAACTGCGTGTTCCTGCTTCATACCAGATACGAGTTCAATCAGCTCGTCATTATCGCTTTCAATATCGGCCATGTATTGCTCCAGTGTGGCCTCGACCTTTTGGACGACGGCCTCTTCTGTTCCCCGATCCGGCTGACGCTTAGGCAGCAGCCAGGCGTAGACAACAGCTGCAACGCCCAGCAGAACAATATAAATCCATGGTTGGTCCACTGCCCATCGTCTCCTTTAATTATGCTCCTCCACCTGTTGTAATCAGAGCGAAAAATCAATATGGTGTCCCTTATACGGATGCTCTGCTGGATGCTCTTTGGGCAGCTCGTTCTCACCAGATTGGGAACGGCCCTGCTGCGAAGATTCCCTGCCCTGAGCTCCTGTTTGCCGTTCATCGACAAATGCTTCTGCAGACTCATCTACCGCACTGCTTCGCTGACGCAAGTTCTCCGTCTCCAGCGCGTTCTTTTGTCCTAGCAGTGCCTGGTCATTCATCGGCCGCTGCTGGAAATCACTTTGGTATCTACCTGCTTCACTGGTACGAGGTACGGCAATTTGCAATTCAACAGCTTTCAAGCTCATTGGACCACGCCCTTTCCGATTGAGCATCCGTGTATGTCTTCCGAGGAATACAATGTCAAGTTAGAATCCGTATACCAAATTATACATAAGAGGACATGCTGATGTCTCCCTCATGATAATAAAACGCCATTCTTTCCACTGAATCTTTAATAAATTTCGTATATCTGCCGATAACTATTTTAGAGCCGCCGTAAATTATATTTTTTACTTCTACCCGTGCACGGCTCGTATCTTCCAATGTTCGTTCAATTTCCAGCATCCTGGACTTGGTTTCCAAAAGCTCATGCTCATTAGATTTTTTAGTAGATGTCAGCTTGATTCGCATGGCCATTCTTTCCGGTGCAAGCTGTCCAGTGGCAGCTAGCTGATCCAATATAGTGAGAGCCTTATTGGTTTTATCCTGACTGTCTGTCTGTTGCTTCAAACGTGCGCGCAGCTCTGTCAGCTCATTACGCAGTTCTGGAAGCACGCCCACTTCGATAATGGTAGCTGTGGACATCGTGTTACCGATAGTACGCGCCACTACCTTTTCACCTGCTTGTACATTGCCACCCACGATGAGTCCTTTTGTCCCCTCGCAGATCACATTTTTGCTCGCTTTAATCTGGGAATGCATAATGCTTTGGGATACGAGAATATCGCCTCCCGCAATGACGTTACCATCCTGTATAAAGGAGCATTTCACATTTTGTGCTGCTTTCACATAGCCCTTATGGTATCCAATAATGCCGCCACTGATTTCCACCGAACCTTCCGCTTCCAGTTCAGCACCTTCCACACCACCGATAACACGGATGTCGCCAGCAGCCCGAATACGAAAACCTGTCAATACATTTCCACGAATGACGACGGTTCCAACAAAATCAATGTTACCAACACTATAATCCACGTCTCCGTTTACTTCATATACAGGGAATACATTAAGCTTGCCCTTTTCAGTTGTAGTCACCAATCCATCAATAGCCGCATACATCGCAATGCCTTCCGGATGAACCACTACATTTTTTCCAATCTTAAAGCGGGCCTCTCTACCCGGAAGAAAAGGAATCTCCTCCCCAGTTACAGCAATACCCGGTACACCCGGCATAGGCTCAACTCGTTCGGCAATCAGCTGTCCACGCTTTACATTTCGCAAACGAGTTAATTCTTTATAGTCCACCCTGCCGTCAGCGGTTTCGAGCGGCTTATGTGAATAATCTCCGGTCACGATTTCGGCCAGATTAATTTTTCCGTCTTTGCCATGGATCGGCTGCTGTCCCTGAGCAATCAATAATTTGGTGAAGAAATGATCTTCTGGACGTGCCACAAATGTATGGATCGCATCAGTAATTAAACCATAAGATATTTTCTGGCTGCTCAGAAAACGCTCTAGTTCCTCGACAGAACAGTTAAAGCCTTCTTCACGTTTCGCAAACTCCAAATAGGCGGTTTGTTTGTCAGGTGAGACAACCACTTTTAAAAACTGGTCCAAAGCATATTGCTTCTCCACAAGGGTGCTCCTTCCGTTTAACTGTTACTGTAACCTCCCGTACGTTAATCTTTACGCATTAACAAATCCCGTTGTTTGTCCAATGTCGCTCTCAGGCGTAATATTGCCTTGGAATGCAACTGTGAAATTCTCGAAGGAGAGAGCGACATGACCTCAGCAATTTCACTGAGCGACAAATCCTCGTAATACAATAAAGAAACAACGATACGCTCTTTTTCAGTCAATTTGTCAATGCCTTGTGCAAGGGCATCACGAAGTGTAAATTCATTGACTTTATGATCCGGATTTTTCGCCTTCTCGTCCACCAAAAGGGAAAGTCGTGTTTCCGACTCTTCTTCGCGGATCGGGTCCTCCAGTGAGACGATCGACATAACAGCAACTTCCTGAATCATATTTTGAAACTCTTTCTCGGAGACGTCCAAATAATGGCTCATCTCTTCATCGCTAACTGTACGCAAATATCTCTGTTCCAAATGCTGGTAGGCATCTTCAATTTTTTTCGCTTTTTCCCTAACTGAACGAGGAACCCAATCCCCTTGACGAAGACCATCCAAAATCGCTCCACGAACACGCCAAGAAGCATAAGTCTCAAACTGTAAACCACGTCCATAGTCAAATTTCTCCAAAGCATCAATCAAGCCCATGACCCCGTTACTCGCCAAGTCGTCTTTGGATACATTTTTAGGTAAGCCTACTGCAAGCCGACCCGACACATACTCCACAATATGAAGATACTTTTCAATTAACTGCTTTTTTGCTTCCTTGTCACCGTGTTCTTTCCATTGCTCCCACAGCTCGGAATGGTTTAAATGAGCGGCTTTTCGCTCGTTCATCGGCTTCACCCTCCTTATTTGTCTGTCAGGTGACGAACGGCCTTGGCCAATTCTTCAGGGTTCTTGTTGGAAACCAGCTTAGGCGGGTTTAAAGGTGCGAAACCATGATCTCCCCCGTCCGTCTGCTCTGGCTTCGGCTTTAGCAATTCATTCAGATTTTCATTTTCGTCTGGTGTCATCAGGTCCAGATTCTCACCTACGCCATCTACCTGAGAGCTTGCCCGGCTTTGGGCATTCCCCAGATCTGGCCGCGCTACAACACCAAGTGTCCAGCGCAGCACAAATGCAAGTAGGAACCAAAAAACGAAGGCGATCAAGCCACGAATTAAGCTCGTGGTCAGCAGATTGCTGCCAACGGACAACACAAAAGTCAGAAAAAATCCGACTACTCCAGACCAAAGATTAATGCGTAAGCTGCCAAATAACATAATTATAATTCCTTTACACCTTTTTGTACGCTTCGAATGTTCAAAACGCCGGTTTCACAGTCCAACTCAATCGTTCGTCCATAATTACCGCCAGTATCCTCCGCAATTAAAGGAATACCAAGATCTACGAGCATTTCCTTACATGATTCTACGTTGCGCGGACCAATCCGCATGGTATCTCCACTACCGGCAAAGGCGAACATCTGCGCTCCGCCTGCCATTTTGGCAATCAGTCTGCGGCGTTCGGCTCCCAATTTCAGCATCCGCTCAAATAGCTCCGGCAGTGCTGTATCCGCGTATTTGGCAATGTTCAATTGCCCTTCACGTGCAATATCCGAGGACGGTAGCATCACGTGTGCCATGCCTGCCAGTTTCAAATGAGGGTCGTAGAGGGTCAATCCGACGCAGGAGCCAAGTCCTGTCGTGCGAATCGAATTCGGATTGCTGGTTACATTTAAGTCTGCCATGCCGACTTTAATGATGCTTTTCTCCTCAATCATCGTTCATCGGGACTCCTAACGACCTAAAAATTTTCCCGAACGATTCTGGATCAGGAATAAGGAAAAATTGACCCTCAATCTGATTCTGACCTTCCAGAAACGATGTGTCAATCAATAAAGCCGCATCCCCCATTTGCCCAAATTGGAGCAGCCCGTAGCTGAGAATTGCTCCCGCCATATCCAATGCCAGCGCAGGGACTGTCGGATACATAGACAAACGTGTGAAATCCGCCAGCGAGGACAGGTATGAGCCCGCTAAAATATTTCCAATCTCGGAGAGGGCTGAATGCTCCATTTCGTTAAAGCTGTCTTCGTCATCTGAAGGAATGTTCGCCAGACGGGACAGCAGACTTTTGGCCGCCTGAGGCTGCAATATAAAAAATAGATTACCTGGCGCTTCCCCTTCGACCCTAAAAAACACGGCAACAACAAGTTGCTCATCTCCACCGACTTTATCGGCAATTTCCTCAAAGGGCAGCATCTGTACTTTGGGCACACCCATATCAATCGGTTTATTGAGAAGCCGGGAGAGCGCTGTAGCAGCGTTCCCCGAACCAATGTTGCCAACCTCTTTCAAAACATCCAACTTGAAGTCTTCGAGATTCCTAAGATTCTCCATATATTAGTCCTCTAAACCTTCCAGTTGGTTCATTTCACTTCGATTCAGAACTTCGGACAAGTTCAGCATGATCAACAGACGTTCTTCACCGATTTTAGCAACTCCACGCAGGTATTTAGCCTTGACTCCGCCAATCACTTCTGGTGGTGTCTCGATGTTGTCGGTATTCAGGTCGATAACGTCATTCGCCGAATCAACGATAAAGCCGACTTGCATCTCACCTACTGCAACGATAATGATACGGGTTTGATCCGTATATTCAGCTTCAGGCAATCCAAAGCGGCCACGAAGATCAATAACTGGGATGACTACGCCTCTCATGT
This DNA window, taken from Paenibacillus kribbensis, encodes the following:
- the rpsB gene encoding 30S ribosomal protein S2, with the translated sequence MAVISMKQLLEAGVHFGHQTRRWNPKMDRYIFTERNGIYIIDLQKTVKKVEEAYNFVKSIAAENGTILFVGTKKQAQDSVKEEAERAGQFYINQRWLGGTLTNFQTIQKRIDRLKQLESWEEDGTFAVLPKKEVIILRKEKDRLEKFLGGIKNMKGLPSALFIIDPRKERIAVAEARKLGIPIVGIVDTNCDPDEIDYVIPGNDDAIRAVKLLTGKMADAVMEANQGEETTA
- a CDS encoding endolytic transglycosylase MltG, with translation MIKNRSFMLGMGTGLVTGALLLQLAMIGQGQSQPSSIDPKNMTREQLEKAAAGLNLQISDPSDPKMTEEEWRNKVIKEGSKTPTAPQKAKPAQTPSTPKAPANSTPSTASKPAASTSIPKRPDKPQAKESGTETTPAIPKQPAAPQVQYSIASGSNLRSVASGLEKAGVVSDANAFEAAANAQKINTKIRTGTYQFVKGEDFGSIITKITKKPSN
- a CDS encoding DUF342 domain-containing protein: MEKQYALDQFLKVVVSPDKQTAYLEFAKREEGFNCSVEELERFLSSQKISYGLITDAIHTFVARPEDHFFTKLLIAQGQQPIHGKDGKINLAEIVTGDYSHKPLETADGRVDYKELTRLRNVKRGQLIAERVEPMPGVPGIAVTGEEIPFLPGREARFKIGKNVVVHPEGIAMYAAIDGLVTTTEKGKLNVFPVYEVNGDVDYSVGNIDFVGTVVIRGNVLTGFRIRAAGDIRVIGGVEGAELEAEGSVEISGGIIGYHKGYVKAAQNVKCSFIQDGNVIAGGDILVSQSIMHSQIKASKNVICEGTKGLIVGGNVQAGEKVVARTIGNTMSTATIIEVGVLPELRNELTELRARLKQQTDSQDKTNKALTILDQLAATGQLAPERMAMRIKLTSTKKSNEHELLETKSRMLEIERTLEDTSRARVEVKNIIYGGSKIVIGRYTKFIKDSVERMAFYYHEGDISMSSYV
- a CDS encoding chemotaxis protein CheC, translating into MENLRNLEDFKLDVLKEVGNIGSGNAATALSRLLNKPIDMGVPKVQMLPFEEIADKVGGDEQLVVAVFFRVEGEAPGNLFFILQPQAAKSLLSRLANIPSDDEDSFNEMEHSALSEIGNILAGSYLSSLADFTRLSMYPTVPALALDMAGAILSYGLLQFGQMGDAALLIDTSFLEGQNQIEGQFFLIPDPESFGKIFRSLGVPMNDD
- the tsf gene encoding translation elongation factor Ts codes for the protein MAVNASAVKELREKTGAGMLDCKKALEEANGDLTKAVEVLREKGLAAAANKAGRIATEGVVESYIHAGGRIGVLVEVNCETDFVAKTDQFKDFVRDIAMHIAASNPRYVRREEVPQEEIEKEKEILKAQALNEGKPEKIVEKMVEGRIGKYYEEFCLLEQSFIKDPDKTISTLINEKISTIGENISVRRFVRFELGEGLEKKEDNFYEEVMSQVKQ
- a CDS encoding FliA/WhiG family RNA polymerase sigma factor, coding for MNERKAAHLNHSELWEQWKEHGDKEAKKQLIEKYLHIVEYVSGRLAVGLPKNVSKDDLASNGVMGLIDALEKFDYGRGLQFETYASWRVRGAILDGLRQGDWVPRSVREKAKKIEDAYQHLEQRYLRTVSDEEMSHYLDVSEKEFQNMIQEVAVMSIVSLEDPIREEESETRLSLLVDEKAKNPDHKVNEFTLRDALAQGIDKLTEKERIVVSLLYYEDLSLSEIAEVMSLSPSRISQLHSKAILRLRATLDKQRDLLMRKD
- a CDS encoding chemotaxis protein CheD; translated protein: MIEEKSIIKVGMADLNVTSNPNSIRTTGLGSCVGLTLYDPHLKLAGMAHVMLPSSDIAREGQLNIAKYADTALPELFERMLKLGAERRRLIAKMAGGAQMFAFAGSGDTMRIGPRNVESCKEMLVDLGIPLIAEDTGGNYGRTIELDCETGVLNIRSVQKGVKEL
- a CDS encoding chemotaxis protein CheW; this encodes MGEEIKVIVFKLGEEEYGVEVEKVQSIERMVPITRVPRTYDFVKGVFNMRGVVIPVIDLRGRFGLPEAEYTDQTRIIIVAVGEMQVGFIVDSANDVIDLNTDNIETPPEVIGGVKAKYLRGVAKIGEERLLIMLNLSEVLNRSEMNQLEGLED